tttccataaaaataactagatttggtatgccttcgtataaacgtcaattatgttagtcacatattttcgacttcatattttctgaagtGATTCGTCATTATGATAAAacacgtaattactgagacttttacgtagaacggacaacagatttaaaacccaaaaatgttttgacaagcggcataaccccacattttcgtactatacagagtgaaatgtgtcaaatttccttgGCCAATAgagtgcttaaataaaagtTAATGGAGTATATATACTCAATCATTATTGGGGGTGGTGATCACAAAAACAAACACTGACAGAGAATGTCATCCGTTTCAAGATATATAATTTCATATCTTCTTGACTGTTGTCGAATCTAAAGAAATTGCTAGGCTCCAGTTTTTCAAAGGCAGTCTAATTTTACCTAATTCGGATGTTCTATAAGTTTCAAAggattcattttttttctaactgaGGTAGTAACTGAATTTTGAATCGAGTCTTTCAAGTGGTGAAAAGGTAACGAAAAATGGTTTTtcttaataattttcaattcgattttggagttgaAGGGAAACTGCCATCAGAGCATAAAAAAGCTCAGAAGGGGCCCCAAAAAAATCTTGCCTCCCGGCCTATATTTTGAGCTACGCCACTGCGTCTATTCATGAATGGACGCAGACGTCCAAATCAGTAGTCAATCGGCAGGCAACTGTAAAGAAGATAAGGAAATTTTCACGAATTCTTTTGATTCCATAAATTCTGAATCCTCAATATTGCAAACTTTTTTATAATGAGATAATAAATTTGTTAGTTGAGACCATTTACTGAAAATAAGATCGGCGGGAAGAATCCACTTCAAATCTTTCGGAGAGATCTCTACATCTTTAATAAATAATGACAATTGTAGGTTTCTATCGATTTGTACCGAAACATCCACAGATAcggatttttcaaaattaagaatataaaaataaattttattatccACTTTCTTGATCTCCCATCCAGATAAAtcaattttaattgaataattattgatgAGGTCTTCGAAATCTTTAATTATATCATAACTCGAATCATTATCCTTTTCAATTAGATTCTTACTACGTAAGAGTTTATCAGTCCTGGCtttttttttgattgatttCGGAGGAGACTTTGGTACATCTAGAAAATTTTTTGGAATAGcgttttgtttcaattttggaTATCTCAACAGAAGCATTTTAATAGTTCCATCCGCAAGTAAATATTTCTCCTCTTTAATCACGTCACTTTCTTCAAAATGCTTTTCGCAAACCGCACTATAAGTGGACGGAATAAAATTTTGTCTAGGTATAGCTTTTAGCCACAGAAGCTTCAGCTTTTCATCTTTCGGGAATTTAAAACAACTCACGTACTTCCGATCTTTAGTAAATGAATAATTGCTCCTACAGGAGGGAACACAACATGTTCGCACCATTTTCGTCAATAATGTCGTTCTCGAATGCTCTCACCCAAATTAACGTAGAAAATTCGCTGTGAACAATTCCAATTCACCTCACAATATCGTACTTAATTCAGGCCAGTTATTCACGAAGAAATAATCCAGCGAACGAAACAAAACACGTGTCAAATTTCAAAACTAACCTAACGACCAAATTCACGTTCTCGACGTTGGATGTTGTAAAACAactgaatgaattgaattgagcCGAGGGAACTGCGAAAATCACAGCAACTGCAAGGTTGGCAGTGTTGCCAAGCAGTCCGAGCACCAGAAAGCAATATAGATAGAACCTACTGCGCAAAATCAGTAGGTTTTCAGTGGCGGATCCAGAGTGGGTTTGAGGGGTTAATTACCACCAAAGAGTGTCATACTCTTCGATGACCACCTCCCAAGTCTCATCGAAATGTTGATTCTTCGAAAACCGACTCAGCTTGCAACATAGAAATCATAGTAATTATAAGAACTAAAAGACTCGTACCAGCTCAAAATCTCCTTCTCGTCAATTTTGGTTACCAGATTACGAAAATGATAACGAGAAGTCTGCATTCCTCttagttttttcgaaaaaaaaaatgttttaactTCCCCCTGGAAGGTAGGGTTAGGTATATTTGGTTATAGCTtgttttcttctatttttctcgATAAATACTCGTTGGTGATGTTAAACTAATGAACGTTCAATCTGATCCtgaaaaaaaagccaattttaCACATTATTTACATCCGACATGATATTTCGAGCTACGCCCTATGCAACGTTGCCAAATCCCATCGGTGGGTCAGCAGATTCCTTTCGAACTATTGGTATAAGAAAAACCCATTTTGTTTACTTTTCACATGCGTTATTAGCTTCCAGCTAACTGAACTAACAATTACgcccagtttcataataaaacttAAAGTCACTTCAAGCAAGCTTCGAAATAAAAGTTTGATTATGATAGATACTGGCCGTTAATCCGAAATGGTTCATGTTTATTTTCTCGATAAGGAATCTCTTccattttttcaggaaaaaccAGGAAGATTGCCGAAGTCTTGTTGCCATTTTCGTAACCTGGGACACAAATTTGGTGAATGAGATTGTTTTCACTtttaatctatattaataaaagaggatctatggtttacttcaaaatggtttattgttcaaacgatcgcaccaaattggacaattctttttttgttgtgtttattattgttagggcaaggtttatataacaaaatattcccaaaaaaaattgtacagaacagaaaaaaaaacattcctttttcttacgaccaatcgagcaatcacgatgagttagttattattatctaccctagaaataattcaaatggcaaaactaggtttgccgggtcagctagtatgatATAAATGAGGCAACAAATGAAGCGGGACCTTTTCAAAAGTAACtgattgtgaattttttcattcgaattacTTATATTTTCCTCAGTTGATCTACCCATTGGAAATATTCAACTTTTCTCacagataaatttttatttttattttcctccCTTAACAGTATACCCTGGATCTGCCACTGGCCTTCTTTATGCATCTTTGTTCTTCTTATTATGAAGAAATTATGAAGAAACATTTTCTGATAATCAAATTTGATGAAGAAGAATTATCGTTGAAAATTACCAAAGATAATAAGAAACATTCCAAAATTACAAAGATCTTTAATCGAAAGTTAGATGTTATAAATCTGTCCAAGAAATCAAAACTGTTctctcttaagcccgtttgcaacagccgagaattctctagaaaatttactcgagatttcatgcgccgtgaattatttaccgttgcatacgcactttcggtagaattctctgttcagttacatacaaaataatctctgccgttttcttgcgagaattttgtagagaattctccagagaattctcggctgttgcaaacgggctttacataTAACCACAAAATGTGAGCACTTTCACAAATCAAAAAGCGAggcacaaaaattttcaataagaaatGTCCTCATTTCGACAAAtctgtttatttttttcccgttttcttatttctagagacGTTTCATCTGTGCAAGTTTTACCACAATGAAATGTTGTAAATatgttgaccaagtttgattataattttgggttattttcatcagaaaaagatgtGATACGTATCAAAAAAGCAAACgtatcctgtattagatgttgaaaaagaattagtatgatttaaaatttggtaatgaagaaaagaaaaatcaatttctaatatcagTTTGCCTGCAACATTCAaattccacaattcatgtatgaaaaaattttaatgttgcaggcaaattgatattagaaattgatttttttttgatagaCCAAATTCTAAATtatactaattctttttcaacatctaatacaggatagtgTTGCTTGTTTCAAActtctccattatatcatcaaCAGTCAAGAGCTTTCATAAAtggttttttatcatttttgttCTCACTATTTGAAGAGTTTAATCAACCGAAACAATTGGAGAAAAATTTACTACATAAAAACTTACTAAAATGCAGAGTGTTctcagattgaatttcaatcgatatggTTATGATAGAATAACAGAAGAAGATGCTATTAAAAAATGGAGCAATAAAAGAGAAAACGTTTAGTTAATCGTTTGTATATCTGTAGAATGTTTTATTACTAGGAGGAATATTCATATTATTTATAATATCATTTATCACTTGTTTACAGATCAGGCCAACCATCGAAGAAGCAGAACCATTGAATTGACTTTTGCAAATAATATTGATGTATCGGTTCTAGAAGTAGATCAAAAAAGCTTAAAATCAAAAGCAGCCCGAACTAACTATCAGTACATTACCTCAAACTCGGTAGAACTGAATGGGATGGAACGAAAGTAATTGAAGAAGACAATCAAAgattctgagaaatttattgcCAAGTGATACAGTAATGGCCGACAGAGGTCTTAATCAaagaatttgttgaaatttttgggACTGTAGAAGTGCCAGCATTCCAGAGACGCAGGTCTCAATTTCACCCAATAAAAGCCAGGTTAGACTGCTCAGAATCGTTCGTTTAtggtaagatgtctaaaactctggtgtattcactgattcgattttgtttttaatttcgtggggatatgggatcagttgcgtttttcccactgtaggtagtgctgtttagaatttgacagagcattgtcatttgatatttgaaaataatttgaatactttcctacgacgtacgaatatgttgtatttataagcgattattggtgtgtgaaaatgtattagtttcgagaaaggggtgtagaacattcatttattcaacatgtcgttcagtaagttcagttttctgtatggacaatcaagagctacagctaagaattcggtgttgttaggatttgaagcagaaccaaatcagatgaacgaacattcgggactgATATACCTAAGTTtcatggaaacttcagcaatatttcaaagaaactgtattggaaatacgtaatgtgaattgtgatcatgtattgaaaataatactacataaatctattcgagtctgttacttcaaatattcttcctgagtagatatagtgaaaattccctttccgtcaactgaatatattggacatttgaccaatcaactgtgttttattaaaatcatattgaattacccccctcacgaattcaagttgccAAACGGAAATCATCTTGaggaagaacagtaaatcctccttCGAAGCCTTATtcgatattgttgaaatattgacagatttgtttttacaacgaaaattgaactgtaaagcataaatattccttaacagctgacaaaatggaccagttcatatttggaactcgttgatcgacattcgcaaaacaaaatagagagttgaagtgctgccatgaacgtgaacgttaacgttataattgacatctacgcatactcattcgtcagtttttaacgttaacgttagcgtcagctttacggccttcgtaaactagcggtctcccacgtataccttaaacatcgacgtacgttaaccgaacgttaaacgagtagcaccgatgacttgcgaatggccgaattttgattgttaaatgcaattctcgataacctcaaactgtcattgtttacatttcctgtgtattttctcataatgaacgaaaattataggaaatcagcagtgatttgaaagttttcaaaaggattaagttaaattactttgTTATCAGATTATATTCAGTACATAAGAAAATGGCTGAatctacactgcaattctcatgtctctaacacttgaacatttcattgataataaaatacttccaagctgaaaattttctttattaggcatataaataattagaacatcaatattccaaatgttattccagctgtcgaggctcaatattatagatattatataaaagagagttcacgcgaaacgaaagcaaaatcaaattgataggttatgtttaacgtctgacgtttcatgatggcagcacttcaactcaaatttcatcacaacacgtaaacgttatatctgacgttatttctcacgttaacgtttacgttcaggctaacgttctgtgcgcacttcaactctctaataaaacgagagagtatcattggacttcctttggtagacgaaggatagaacgaagcaaatgacatggtggcgccgccacgaaactgatcccatatccccgattttctaaaatgttgatgcttgccaaaagtgacaagtgcacacactagtgttttagacatcttagtttaTGGCATCCAGATGAATGTTAGACGTTTTCTTGAAGAAAGAAACTGTTTTATGGTCACATGAAACGAATGCCGCCCACTGTGCCAACTAAGGGTTTTTAGCTTGAGGCTGTTCAATTCTCAATGAACAAATACAAGCAAGTTCACGGTACAGTGACAATATACTTCCCAGTATATACTAcctatatagtcactgtagttTACGGTATCCACAAAGACAAGACCTCTTTCAACGAAAGGCCATAAAGTGCTCTATAAGATAAGATTTCATTACTTGAAATGCCGAGAAGGCTTTAATTACCATCGTAATCGTAATAAATTCCTCGTACACGTGCTCTAGGCATTTTAACAACAACTAAAGATCGACATTGGATCTCCTCGAACAGCTGGTAtgttgtgaaatttaaaaaatttacaaaaaacaaCTACAATATTcaagtaacaaaaaatgttcatttcatcCAAATTTTAATCACTTACTCCTTGCTATACAATCTATTTTTtaccgaaattttttttatttaaacagctccttctgggtgttgcagtttttTTGTCACTTAGTATAagtgagaaaaaattatttgataaCTGATGCAGCCGGAGCATGCAAAAAATACTGATACCCGTTTTGTTAATGTTATTTAAATGTACTAATCAGGATAAATATTTCGGATCATACGCACCAAAGCGATTTTCCATTTATGTTCTCAGTAATTAATAATGAAATTTAAATCCCCTAATGTGGTCAGATAGACGTATTGACGAAATACGTGAAAGCACTGAGTATTAAACTTcaataatactcaatggtaaaaGTAAAAGTTCCGTATTGGTTGAAATCTAATCTGTTATAACAATACAATTTCTTATTCATACCTAACTATTTCACTTCACTACTATACTATCGCAATAGAATAACTATTGTTATAGAATAATAATACCTTTTTCCCAAAATTCCTAATTATTTGTGTGTTTTCACCATTACTGGATCATTAATGTTACATTTCTCTTCCCTACGAAGTACCTATTACTTTTCTATTTGCTAATTTGTAAATTAAGTCCCTCAATTATATCAGATCTGGGTAGCAATGAAGTGGAACGATTATTAACTTTATGACTAAATATCAACTCCCCAAAAAGTTTCATTATAACAGAATAAATGGAATTTTATCATATTATAGAATTCTAGTTTAGTATTCCAGATCGGTGAAATCGGAATATACCTACTAATTTCGTAGGTATATTCTAAATTCCTATGTACAAAGCTGAAATCTAAGATTTTGACCGATTTCTTATTTCTGAATAGTCAAGATATCCTTAGAATGGAAACAAGCATCTCAAAACTCTTAGCAACTAagtttttaatttgaatttcgGACGATAGTTTCCTTAAGTTAATCCTTATATTTCATCATATTCAATTCTGCAATGCATATGTCAATATAATTAACTGTTTCCTGTCTTAAGatatcttttaatttttttatttacgtCACGGTtggaattcaaataaaaaatgtcGAATGTGTATTGACAAGGTTCATTCGGAACAATTATATCGTACAGGGAGTTTCATAACGAAATTTGCGATTGACATTAGGTACTGCTTATTGTAGAAGTTCGACAAAGTTGAAACAAAATTAAGAACGAATAACCAATTTATGGACACATCCCCTTCCCAAACTTTATTTGCTCAACTCACGGATATTTCTTGTAGTAATCAGTTTATTACGAAAAATAGATATATTCTGGCTACTCCAGTACCCACAACCCACAACCCAATTGGTCCACAGGCAGCCTATTTTTCTTAAAACAAGGAAGAGGTACCGCAATAGCGCATGCTCCAAGCTGTCATAAATTTCAAAACGAATTTCTCCATCCTGCATCCCTCAGTTGACCTTGAATACTCACAGTACGCACCGACTGCACTAGGTATAAATCTGTGTTGCACTTCCACTTATAATGGATCTTTTGTGTGTTGCTGGAGTGTCTTTCTTTTACGTCGTTTTCGACTGTTGTCgaagaaaattcattatttcagaCGACAATGAGGACCCGTCAATGAAGGAACATCCACtggaggaaaaaaaaattaaagtggaAAATAGGACAGATGAGAGGTGATTGAACAATCTTTACCCATTTCTTTCTTGAATTTGCTCTTTCGTGCTAAACAGATTTCTTATCATATTTCTTCATCATAAAATGAATCTACTGACCTTAGTTTAatagaaatgaaaggtttagcggcatgcagacaggaattgaattctgaaaaaagtataattcctgtctgcatgccgctaaacctttcatttcattatattttcagacactaaactatcatcactTAGTTTAATAGAGCTTTCAATTTGAGAAAAACAAAATGTGACAGTTTGATAATATTTTGGCAATTGCATAATTTTTACGGAATAGTTTGTTCTTCCGTGCTCAACTGAAtttatatcatatttttcatctttgaatCAAAATTCCACCAGTGCTGcaaaaatcattcaatatgaaaaaagaGTTTGACGTCAGTTCATTGTTGAGATGAACCGATTTTAATAGACGTTATACCAGTAGAAATCATCGGCAATGAAGAAGATATTATATATGTTatgttatatataatatatgttTTAATTGACGTTGCCTATGTGAATTACTGAATAGTAGAATATTGCTGAGAAGTATTCTGTATCCTTaatacaaaaattatattttcagcaCTGATGACAACTGCACGATATGTATGGAAGGATTGAAGGGATTGGTACTGACAACGAAATGTGAACATGACTTCCACTATACATGTATCAACAAATGGGTGGTGGTAAATAATACTTGTCCTTTCTGCAGGAGCACTATATttcattaaaatcatattgattaGAAGGTAGAGAATCAACGCATTTTTGAGAGAAGTGATGTAGAATAATCCTGTGAGAAATAAATTCGATAGTACATTTtattttaagaataaataataataaaatgatgAGTCTTCACTTCATTCCCATTTTAcctgaattttttggaattatgGAAATACAAATAAATATTAGTTGGGATCTCCCaaacagggtgattcattgatGCCTCCCAAACAATGGATCACTAACCTATGAATGCCCGTTAACAATCTTTCCTTTCGACTGGTTGCATGCGACACCGGAGGCCATTTCCTGGCTGACCTGGCTCGAACAGCTATGCCTGGAGCTGTGATAGTGGAGACAATGATTGTGATTGTATTCGTGAAGTGTGTACCTGTGTTTACTTtctaatctttttttttctatgtaTGTTCGAGTAGACCATGgactaaataaataaaaacttcatTGGAAAAATGCGCATACAACCAGGGTAGATGGAGGACATCGAGGTGCTTATAAAATAACCTTTATTTTATTCTTTGTTACTAAGAAACAGGCTGATTCACTAATTTTCTGCGGAATACTCCCTCAGGCCAAGTATCTTCAATTTACCAATAGAGAAATATGGTTGAATTTGGGCAATATGAATAGAAAATATGTCTAGGAATTCTCGAACAATTATGAGTAGAAGGAACTTTGATATTTTTACTTGAAGATTGAGGAGATTGATTTTCatacaaaacaaaacaatgaataCAGAATACTGATAGTTTACCAGTCTTGACAAAAAATATGtgtgaaattacatattgatgTTACATGTAGATTAACGTATAACTGTAAAAatagctggtagaaggtatcccctccactcgataactcttccgtccgtGTAACGGTTCATGGCAGTTCAGATCTTCATCATTTCTAATCATTTTCTAATGATTTGTTCTTGCTATGCAATTTACCTTGTACGAAGCAAATATTAGTTGCTTCTTGATATTTACATCAATTATGTATCGATGATAAAAGATCGATATATTGTTACTTCTTTGATGCTCACAAATTATTTCGGAATTCAAATGATTACTGCGGAATACTCTCTCATGCCAAGTATCATCAATTCACCAATAGAGAAATGTGATACACAAAAGGAGTTGAATTTGAGCGATATGGATAGAAAAAAATGTCTAGAAAATTTTCCcgaaaaattataatattgATTTTCACTTGAAGAAATTGATTTCATACGCATCGAGaaacaaaacaatgaattcAGAATACTAATAATTTACCAGTCTTGATACAAAATATGTGTGAAAGGACATATCGACATTACATGTAGATTAAAGTATAACTGTAAAAATAACTTTTCCAACTGTGTTGAGGTCAATTCCATCTTGTCATAATGATAATGAGTTGCCCAATATATCTTAGAGTCTGAAAAAAACCGAAACAACCCAATGATGGACTcgtcgagcgatgatttgtctTGGCGAAatgttttttctcttttctctttACTACTTTCAGTACACCTACATTTCCCTTCTTCTTATTGCTTATGACAGTCGAGCACTATTCACGTTTATTTATTTCTACACAGACGTTGAATTCTTTCTTCACAATATATTCTTGATATATTGCTGGCTATTCTTCgctttttttatagagattgaaataattgtttaggttgagtcccaactgtcataaagatgatatttgttgccaagaacaactaagagtaaaaaaaactaataatatcgaaagcgcatgcagatttatagcctcgtcgagcgatgatttgtttttactttctgctcagaggagagGTTTTCTAGATTCCTTAAACGGCACACCAAATTGGTAATGAAGGCAGCTGAATCATTGGATTCTTCGAAAGCCAAGATCACCAAAGAAAACATAAAATCATGGTTCCATAAactagaaatatttttacgagaaTCTGACTGTATTGATTCACTAGAAGACTTGAGCTGCATATTTAACGCTGACGAAACAGGCTTCAGCCTAAATCAGGA
The window above is part of the Coccinella septempunctata chromosome 8, icCocSept1.1, whole genome shotgun sequence genome. Proteins encoded here:
- the LOC123318671 gene encoding RING-H2 finger protein ATL60-like — protein: MDLLCVAGVSFFYVVFDCCRRKFIISDDNEDPSMKEHPLEEKKIKVENRTDESTDDNCTICMEGLKGLVLTTKCEHDFHYTCINKWVVVNNTCPFCRSTIFH